GTTCACCCGGCACGAGCGACAAATACGCCCCGACACCGGAGATGGCCGAAGCCTTGATGCAGCCGGAACCGCTGGAACGGGAAGCAAATATCGATTACATGGTTAGTTTTTTCAAACTGACCTATGGCACCGGGCTTGAATTCGATGAAGCCTTTCACCGTTCAATAGCGGCCCGCGCCTATGATCGTTCTTTCTGCCCGGAGGGATCGGGGCGTCAATTGCTCGCCATCATGACCCAGAAAGACAGGGAAGCAGCTCTCAAAGAGTTGAATGTCCCCGCACTGGTCATTCATGGCGATGCGGATCCCCTCGTACCGCTCGAAGCCGGAAGAGCCACGGCAAATGCCATACCGGGCGCGGAATTGATGGTCATCGAGGGCATGGGACATTCCCTTCCAAACCTGAATGCCTACTGGGACCGGATCGCGGACGCGATGGTACGCCACATGGCAGATGCCAATACATAGGGAAAACGAGAGGACACGCATGCTGGACACCAT
This sequence is a window from Deltaproteobacteria bacterium. Protein-coding genes within it:
- a CDS encoding alpha/beta fold hydrolase produces the protein MASVNANGIRIEYETFGDPSSPALLLIIGLGCQLIHWQDEFCRQIADSGYHVIRYDNRDKGLSTKIEGLTADEIMEKTLALFMGQDVPVPYTLEDMADDAVGLLDALHIEKAHICGMSMGGMIAQTVALNNPDRALSLTSIYSSPGTSDKYAPTPEMAEALMQPEPLEREANIDYMVSFFKLTYGTGLEFDEAFHRSIAARAYDRSFCPEGSGRQLLAIMTQKDREAALKELNVPALVIHGDADPLVPLEAGRATANAIPGAELMVIEGMGHSLPNLNAYWDRIADAMVRHMADANT